Part of the Maniola jurtina chromosome 22, ilManJurt1.1, whole genome shotgun sequence genome is shown below.
CCCAGCCGAATATACCTTATCAGGCCTGTCTTCTTCCCAACGGCGCCAGCGGTCACTGTCGCCATCTGCATTACTGCATTCAGGATGACTTCAAGAGGGATTTCATGAAGTTCATGGATTACCTTTGTATCATCAACCACTCGTAAGTTTGCCTAgtgtaggtaattttatttatttttgtttttttttttataaatataatatttctttcaaactaatattgaaataaattagacaAAGGTTAAGCTTATCTCTCTTATACAAATTCCTTACTCTACCCTACCATATTCCTTATTTACGACCCTATTCAAATGCTAACAGGTCAAGGTATAGTCAATGTACTCTTTTGGCATGATTTAAATAACATCTGCCGCTAATTTCTTAGTTCCCACACCAACCAAGTTCAGCAAGAGACGCAAAACCTCTTTTTTAGCATCTGGATAGGGTAATCAAATGTAACGTCTCTATTTTCATAGAGCTATCGGCGTTTGCTGCCCTGACGGTAGGGGTCAAGGGAGCCCTGATGCTCTAGCAGGGGACCTACCTGCCACTGCCCCAAAGGAAGAGAATGATTTATCGCTCAAGATAGACCGCGCTGAAAACAGAGGTCTGTAATGTTTTGATTAAAGCGCATTATCAATTTGAACAGTTGTTTTATTTGCACGCCCTACACTACAAAGGAATAatcgaaaaattataattaatataattaattcatgatAAAAAATAGAAAGTTACATAAGATACATAATTTGTGGTAGGACTTGATAATGAATTAGGATTTCGGGGAATTCATCAATTCAGTTAAATAAGTAACAAGATTTCGTCATCCTGTTATTCCACCGGAACTTAAAAGgagataatatttaaataaattagatgttaaatttaattattttgatacaaataaaacaactggtgacaagtgtaaaaaaaaattataatagaagtGAGATTAAAATTTGCAAattaatactaaaatatttaataacaataGACCAttcttttattaaagaaaagaGTAAGTTTGTGTTTTAATATTGCTAGGCCGAAACCCAAAACCATGAGAGTTGCATCATCAATCAAATACTCCGTATCCGTAGCATAAAAATGAAGCCGAACTGTCTGCACACCAGCAAAGCAGAGAAGTGCCAAACTGCAGCGTCTTTTTTGATAACAGCTTGTTAAGAGTTCTTTGAGCTTGGAGTCTTTGGGCCTTTGTATTCATGATACCAATTTTAATCGTACATGCCAAagaatataaataacaaaaatacttGGTTCCACTCCACGGGAACTACCCTTTACGAGCATCGTGTATTACTTTCGTCAGTAAATTGTCCAACTTGTTAGAAGCTCTCGTAAATTGCAGGTTGCGGTTTGAGCACCCGAAGCCAAGGTAGGATAACTGGCGCCCAGCAGGCAAACCCTCGCGAGTGGCCCTGGATGGCCTCCATCACCCCTGACGGTTTCGAGCAGTACTGCGGAGGTGCGCTTATCACCGACAGACATATACTCACTGCCGCTCACTGCGTTATTAGGTAAACCACGTTTTCGTCCGCGGaatttgcttttaaaaaaatttctATATTCCCCTGAGACTAAATACGAGACTAGAATATATTCCGCGACCAAATGTCTCCAGGACCAAACAGCCTATAtacgtctccgggatgcaagctatctctgcaccaaattttatcaaaatctgttcTTTGATCAGGTCGTGAAAAGATAAAAAAGATTGGTGTCCGATAATAATTACTTGCGCAAAATATGCACATACCTATCAGCCTTAAAAGTGATGAATCTATCTTTTAACTACTAGTTTGTATTCATTTATCTAATCAAATtcataaaaaagttataagaaGTTCACTAAAATATTCCCCTTATTAATTTCCCGTTTCCAATATCAACAGATGGACTGCTGAGGAACTGTTCGTACGTCTTGGTGAATACGACTTCAAACGTAGCAACGATTCCCGCTCCTACAACTTCAGGGTTATTGATATACGTCGTCATGAGTTATTCGATAAATCCAATTACCACCACGATATCGCCATACTGAAACTACATAGGCCAGCCGTATTCAATACTTATGTCTGGCCTATTTGCTTACCACCACGCGGTTTGCCGATGGACGGCGAAGTTGCTACCGTTATCGGTAAGTATGTAAACTGGTAGTCCCATCTGTGATTCAGTTTTACATTGCCTTTTGTATTAATTACGGTATTTAGGAAGTATTTAGATCCTAGCGCTACTGAAATCGATTGAGCGTATGAGCGTACCATTGGTCATATTGTAACGTATCATACTAAAAGCCTTCCATCTTTTGGTTTTACTTTTTACAACAAGACTTTTTTGGTTTTACAAGGATGGGGCACGCAATGGTATGGTGGTCCACACAGCAACATATTAATGGAGGTAGCCGTACCAATTTGGAACAAAGAAAGCTGTATTACCTCCTTTACTGACTCAGTTTTCAATGAAACCATTTGTGCTGGAGGCAAGGAAGGAGGGAAGGATGCTTGTCAGGTAAGTTTTAAACTTATAGGAGTAATGCGTTACTTATAGTTTAATCTAAATAGGCTTAACCGTAAACAAAGTCATATCGACATAACGTAGTCTATTCCATGGCTTCGCCATTTTTAAGGAtcccactgaaaaccagcgctcaTAGCCTTACTGCAGTGAGATACCTTTATTCGGTCACATACAACACTTtgtcaaatattattttaattagttttaaggGTTATTGgggtgatcaaataaaaaatagtgttttacaaaaaaaaatcaaatggtTTGCAAATGTTTTGGACAAAATATATAGAATTACATATCGACACTAGGTACAGCAAATTGAAATCTTTGTGTAATTGCTTGTATTATTTGCGAAGGCAAACACTCAACTCAACAAAGCATGACGTAAAATCCacgaaaaatatatatattttttgtaactatgtaGGTGACACTAGGAGGATCTAAGACTCTCCcacaaaatttatatgggattaTTCAGGGGaagatgaagaaaaacatcgtgaaaaaacCTAGTTGCCTGAGAATTCTAcataatgttttcataatgTGTGTGAATACGTAATTAATGATCACCACTTGACAATTATTCTGACCCTCAAAATgtgtatagtacctacctactttaaataaatggttttgagttttgaagtctgacaatccgcatttggccagcgagGCGGACGGGGAACCCTCCTCATTACGAGAGGAGACCTGCGTTCAGTatgggccggcgatggattgatcatgatgatgatgacccaCAATTTTCCAGGGTGACAGCGGCGGTCCCCTGATGTACCAGATGTCGAGCGGGCGCTGGGCGGCGGTGGGCGTGGTGTCGTGGGGCATCCGCTGCGGTGAGCCCAACCACCCCGGACTCTACACGCGCGTCGACCAGTACCTCGAGTGGATCCTGCGGAACTCTATATTTTAACCCCCTCAAAAGGGACGTGTGACGTCATTCGTAATTTTAACCCTTACAAGATCCACTACAGTTTACAGATATATTACAGTTctaaaagtgtaataataaataaaaagataataagtaaataattgtttCATAGATTAAGGATTAAATACGCAAGCCCAGCTGCGTATTAatacgcctcgtgttcagattggactatctagtagtacgcgacaggttgagatggcaatcaggatTGAGGCGGGCGGaagccccgcacatccgcacgttACCCGCGTTATACCGctccgggttagcgcgggggatgTGCGAGTATGCAGGGCGTCTCCActtcgattgccatgtcgaacTGTCGCGAACTTTTGAATACTATTTTTAATAGAACGTAACTGTATGTTAGCTATCATACAATTTTAAACGCAATTTGGGAACAAATAAAACAAGAGGCTTTAGTAAGTACCTTTTACTCTTTAGTTTACAAAATCTTACAAAACTTCAGTAatagtattcaaataaatcaggcttattattatgtagttacctacctacttaacttaatcaaatatttatatacaatttTTACAGACGGTTAGAACCTACTACTATTACAATCAATTACTAAACAAATTATTTGCTACCATTTGCAATTGGTGTCAACCATGAACATCTAAATTACCTTatgattatttaaattttcgTGGTGGtaactgttttagaatacataatattattaaattcattatcatcaatCCATCTAAATCAATGCACATCAGGCGGAAGTTACGTCACATGAGTAAGTAGATATTATCTGCTAGATtacggttaccgttaaactttgaaCATTAATTAAAGGAAAATAGATTGCATAAGTCAGGGTTTCAGCACAATTTTAACTTCATCAAAGGTATGAAAACTAACTTGAGCAACACCTTTACTTTTTTTTCGTAGTCAAAAAGTTAACCGTATCGATTCTTATTTACAATAGAATAAGCCAGAAATGTCTAAACTACTCTTAAATAACATTAAAGTTACAACATCGCCAAGGTAATCAATTCTCCGCATTCCTCTATAGCTTGTAGTATGTCGAGCACCTGTTTCTTTTCGAGAATGGGATGGAAGGTGAACGCTAATCGGAAGAAGTTCTTCCTTTGTCGCAGAGGAGAGTATGCGACCATTACTCGAGAAGTGAGCATCAACTGTTCCTTGATTTTTGGAGTGATCTGAAAGAAATTAAACTTGTTTAAAAGGGCTGATTAGTGGTTTATTCCTCATAATTTCGGTAGTTAGATATGTAGGTATGCTTGGTATGGCTAGAAAGAAAATGAACTGAATATtcgtaacttaaaatttaaaaaaaaaaaacaaaatcacaaTCTTTCTTAAACATTTCATAGACCCAAGCAGAAGATTTTTATTAGAGGAAACGGGAACTAAAAAATTGGGGCAatactaaatcaaaatctacCTTATGCATAATTTCCCACCACTCTTGATTTTCCTCTTTCTTTCTCATGAAACTCGGAATGTACCAGAAGCATACATTAGGGCACTGTAAATATGCTGAGACAAGTCTGAAACCGTCTTTACGAGCAACTGTTTGGATGCAGAACTTCGCTATTTCCATCACATGGTCTGTGAGATGACTGAGGCCTATATCTCCACGAGCTTTCCATATCATCCACAGTTTAAACGCATCGATCTGTAAGAAAATGGATTACTATATTTAAGTCCTCAGTAAAACATTTGTTAGATGAACTCTCCTGTGCTATGTGtgtaaatagatagatagacagatagacagacagacagacagacagatagacagacagacagacagatagagagaTAGATAGAAGACTGAACAAAGAAActgaaaactaaaaacaattgtatgcaaaggcggccttattactcagagaaatataatataagattATTTTTTACCTTTCTCCCACACTGGATGCTCTTATCCCCAGTGTCATAGCTGACATCATAAAACTTATCTTGTTGAAACAAATACTGTGCTGCGGCTGCATTTGCCTCGTGCAATAAACCCTTTTCTCGAAGAAGGAATACTGAACATTGCAGCGGCACTCCCATCATTTTGTGTGGATTCCATGATATTGAATTGGCACTAAaatttattagtaaaatattaataaattaaatcattttgGTACTCGGAAAGTTAAGGAATAAACTGCACCAGCATTGCACACACACTTATGCACTATAGGTAAGGTCTAGGCTGCTGTGACCGAAATTCGGTCAGGagaatattagtatagattgctaCCGCAACCATCAAATTGGACTTATCCTTTTAAAATCAGGCAAAAATACTATTTAGCATAATGAGAGCGTTTATCTTAGTAATACgtacttactacctacctattcaagaaaaaaaaattacgtaccGTTCTATCCCTTGCAACTTGTTTCGAATCTTTTTTGATAGCATCAAACTTCCTCCCCAGCACGCCTGAAAAAAATATCCGAATTTATTCGTGGGTATGTATCTGAAAACTCATTTGTCAATCATCATCAATTGTGCAAGAATCTAGTCTCTCTATCAACTAAAGGTCGACATACTTATATGTAGCATAGTAGTTCAGAAATCCAAAAGGTCGTACAAATCACCATCCGTTGCATTGTCGTTCATACCTATCCCTGACATAAGCTAGATATTGTTCAAGAGGAAAcggaaacaaaaagaaaacgtCTAATTACGTCTAATTTATTGTGACGGAGCAATAGCCACGTCGTAATTATTCATTAGTATACCtattatttgattattttgtttctttacTTACATCGACATGCATCCACACACCATATTTTTCGCAAACCGTAGCCACAGTGTTTAGATCATCAATAGCTCCTAGCACAGTAGTACCAGCGGTTGCATTAACCATAACAGGATACTTTCCATTTACCAACTCTTGCTGGAGAGCTGACTCTAGTTCTGACGTTAACATCTGACCTCGGTCATTTGTCTCTATTACTTTGACATTCTCTGTACCAAAGCCGAGCCAATGTGCTGCTTTCATTATGGAATAATGgctctgaaaaagaaaaaccaaatttttaatAGGTAGTCGGTAATAATTAATTCGGAGTGTTTTTTCTACTTTTGTCTTGTCGACAAGTTAGAGTTATCTTGATCTCTCCTGACATGGTATTAACGATCAATTAATCTAAGCTTAAAATCTATATACCTATAGAGCCATTgacgatttttaattttagcatAGAAGTTAGAACGTATGCCTTATTTTGTTTAGACTTTAGGTATTTTCAGCTAATAGTCTCGTATTAACTCTATAAGAAGCGCTTAATaggaaatacctacttataatggcAATACTTTAGTTTAATCCTTTTATAGGTTTCAACGCAAGGTGCGATATTGGAATATTAAATCGATTggcagtaggtatatttacctacgcaaaattaataagtaagaTAAGATACTTCTTACATCTTCAGAAGTAAAAATGACCATCTCAGGCAAACCACGCATACCCTTCCTCTTAATTTCAGGAAATGCCTTAAACCGGGCAGCGACTAGCGCGTACAGCATCGATATGCTTCCTCCGGGACTAAAGATACCGTCTCCTTTAGGAATACCAAAAAGCTTGAGGATATGGTCGAGAACTTTCAACTCTATGAGGGTGAAAACTGGCGCAACTTCAAATGTATATCTGGAATACAAAATACACTAAGTTTACAATGAATTTCAAGGATTTTCAACATACTATTACGATAAGATTTTCTACGTCATGTAAAAACCGCATTCATTCCCCTTTAGGTatgcatttattattatacgtaaaacatacatacaaaaggAACCTtgtatattttctaaatatagagatacctacctatttgttctAAATCGCTTTAATGTGGTAGGTACCTTAGATCTAGTATTTACTAAGAAAGATTTATCATGATATGTTTTGATAAAGCTTCACCATCAACTTCGTTTTGGTAAGGTAAAATATTCATTCAACCCAACCTGGCATACTGAGACGGGTTTCTTCACAGAATTAGGGTTTAAGCTATAATCCactatgctggccaagtgtggattggcagactaagacatcacacacctttgagaacattatggagaactctccaaCGCCTATCTCTACATCTCTAGAATTTATGACCACAACACTTACTGACTAGTATTAAACGCTTCTGCAATCCATGCTCCAGCGAGGCCGTATGGATCCGTCCCGCCATACAGTTGGTTTCTGAACGTTGGCTTGTTCGTCTTCACACTGTACCGTAGCACTTTTCGTACGGTTGTCTCGAGCTCCCGGTCATTTAGCTGATTCGATATGTCCAGATCTTCGCGTAATATTTCCtgtgaatcacactaatattataaaggcgaaagtttgtgtggatgttttttactccttcacgcaaaaactactagacggatttggctgaaatttggaatggagatagataatatcctggattagcacttaggctactttttatcccggaaaatcaaagagttcccacgcgatttcgaaaaacctaaatccacgcgggcgaggtcgcgggcatcggctagtttataataaactagatgatgcaaTTGATAAATTCCTTAGAGAAAAAGTTGCGTGAAAGCAACTGGCTaagctttcagttgcccacaagatCTTCCCCACAGTTGCCAACAACTAAGAAAAGAATTTCAGTAATATTGTTTGCTGGTGATATGCGccaatagcctagtggtttatAAAGCCTACTTAGAGAGTCCGGAATTCGATCTcacgcacgcacctctaacttttggttttatgcaattaaatatacttattaattaagttaaatacttactaattaattaggtatgtatACTTCCCTACGGTAAAAgaatacatcgtgaggaaacctgcatgcctgagagttctccatgttggactatggcctaagcacTTCTCATTTTGACGAGTGCTAGGTAGAAAGtcgtcagacggacagacaaacaacaaagtgatcctataatggtaccgtttttcctttcgaggtagggaaccctaaaacggaatagtacctaggtacctaccacgaTAACTAATAATGACCATACAGAACAGTAGGTATGTAAGAGTGGGTAAGTACATTGAACTGAAAGGGTCAAGAGTggaataaagatttattagctTTAACTACTCTgatacaataaatataatttaaataaatgatattaatcgtattaaaattataattgcaTAAATGCATAGCCTTTATCAACCCGGTAGtgcatattaagtaggtacctactataattactataaataaataaagtaaacaaTCTTTTAGATACAAAATTAAGTACTTTGCTCCCAATAAGCCTTTATTGAAATGCTTATACTTAATtagaaaatttattgatttattaaagTTCCTATAGGTACATGGTGGAAAAATTAATTAGCTTTCTTTGTTAACTGTTTAAAAAGCAGTTTATGGCTTGTGTAGGCCAAATTAGGCACCCGAGTTCCTAATAAGGACCATTACCACCACAATAAAATTGATTATTTATATGGTtgttactttttacccgactgcggcaaagccaaaaggaagggttatgattttagcagtctatgtatttatgtaaagtagttattaaataatgagcagttattattaagtattacattgcatgcaaatatttacaaatattgCAGAAACTTAGAAGTGGGCTTTATTGAGTATACCTATATCAAACTATAAATTACGAATAAAACTAACAAATTTTCAGCCTCTGCGAATTACTGTAACCTCACCCCTATTTTTAGCGCACCGGGTTATATCGTAGATCGCATTTGTAATGCATGcgcctttttacccgactgtcaAAGCCataaagaagggttatgattttttattcgatgacgTTAGGTTAACCTGCTGTTACAACTTAGAACTACAAAGTGACAATGCTGCAGTCCAGATTGAAGCCGGATAACTTAGGGAGGGTATCCAGTTTCTATGCACCATCGAACTGGAACGCAAAATCGCTTGGTGGTGTCTTTACCGATTGTCTCTGGTGCGTACAACGTGCCGGCCTAAAGATGTACGATGATTAGGGGTAGGTATGTACTATTACGTATTCTGAGGTATGGGTTCAATTAAAGTGCTGTGTCCTTTCCATGttacccgcttccatctaaggcgcaacgcacaccagCAGAGTCAATGCGCGGCGAATTTCTTGTTAgcaactcaaactaagctttatttactttcatTTATGGCAGCGGCATGCAAGCCCAGGCGCGTGCCAAGCGCAGCACGCATCctccgtgttttgttttcattacaatTTCAAAGGtatgtatagttcgcgacaggttgagatggcaatcaaggtatgaggcgggaggacaCCCCGCGCATCCACACgtcacccgcacgtcacccgcgttcacccgcaccgggttagcgtgggggctgtgcgggtgtgcggggcgtcctaccccgattgccatttcgaccCGTCGCGTACTTTACCTACTTCATAGTATATTATAGCTTAGTTGATTAATTGTTATCAAAACGATTACACGCTACTATCTGTTTTGGTTcactaaccaccaggtgagatcgcagtcaagggcttacttgttaTGAAAAATAATTAGGGTTAAAATTATGCATACATTCAATAAAGTAGAGGTAAGCACACTAAATTCTTACCTCTAATTCCTTTGGATGCTTGAATTGGAGAAGAGGAGTCTCTTGACCTGACTCTTGTTTAACGATTCCCAGAACTTTGTCCAAAAACGTGTGTCCATTTGCCTCCATCATGCAACCCAAtgtataatttctttaaaatatatttaaagtaCCTAGACCTACCAAATATCTTAACTGTAAAATATTGACCAGGTTCAATGAATAAGTAAACAAGGAAACGTTTAGAATTCAAACGTGTGCGGTTCGACCAAAGAACCGGTCGTGACTGCAGTGCTAAAGAGATGGAGTCGGAAAAACTTCATTAGCAAGAATAATGTAGTAATTGATTATTTACTACTATTGATATTACTTGCTACAATCATTTGCtaagaatccatactaatatatacctatccatactgactaatattataaatgcgaaagtgtgtctgtctgtctgctaccttttcacggcacaacagtttaaccgatctGACGagaggtacagggttagcttatatcccggagacggacataggctactttttatcccggaaaatcaaagagttcccgcgggattcctaaagacgcatccacttaaccaatttttatgggtaccgaagtagcttgcgttcctgttatcgaaataggcaactttttatcccggaaaatcaaatagttcccacggaatctataaaaatctaaattcacgcggacgaagtcgcaggcatcctttAGTTTTATATTCTTAAATTGCGATAGTGCTGTCTGTcttgttacattttcacggcaGATTCATTTCCCTGAcgcagtggtaaacgctgtgatcttattagtggcaggtcccgggttcgattccctgcaggctttggaattttataatttgtaaatcaaatattatgttaaatttaatattatacttaaataggtATGGCAATGTGATTTTTCCATGACCATATCGATTTGAGTCCATAGGTTAAGTTAAAGTGTTTACTTGGGTTACTTCTATTTGGGTTTTGTAAGAAAAATTATTAgtaaacgtaaaaaaaaatgaatttccGAAGATCACGCACTCGGTCGCGCCGAAACTCAATGAATATCATGGTTACCACTGAAAAGTGGCGAAATTATGGAAAAAGAGTCTCGCGACGAGGTGATGAATATCTCAATGATGACTCCGAAGATGAAATGCCTAGAGCAAGTGAACTTAAAGACTGGGTCGATGAATTCTTTGTTCGAAAAAGCACGGTCTCCAACCAATCCGATCAAGATGTTGAggttaatttaacaaaaaaacaaacttTAGTCTTAACCACTTTGGTACCTGATGAAATACTTCTCATGGAAAAGTAATATAGAAATCAACTGAGTAATTATCAAAATGTAGTTACCCATACTATCACCTCATCtcgaatttaatttgaattgcAGTTTCC
Proteins encoded:
- the LOC123876736 gene encoding venom protease-like, translated to MWRLLVLIFVISTSICDGQNYKTDLLDPEWQEVVSAGGMHIGHGRTKRFVELNENQPNIPYQACLLPNGASGHCRHLHYCIQDDFKRDFMKFMDYLCIINHSAIGVCCPDGRGQGSPDALAGDLPATAPKEENDLSLKIDRAENRGCGLSTRSQGRITGAQQANPREWPWMASITPDGFEQYCGGALITDRHILTAAHCVIRWTAEELFVRLGEYDFKRSNDSRSYNFRVIDIRRHELFDKSNYHHDIAILKLHRPAVFNTYVWPICLPPRGLPMDGEVATVIGWGTQWYGGPHSNILMEVAVPIWNKESCITSFTDSVFNETICAGGKEGGKDACQGDSGGPLMYQMSSGRWAAVGVVSWGIRCGEPNHPGLYTRVDQYLEWILRNSIF
- the LOC123876733 gene encoding glutamate decarboxylase 1, with the protein product MMEANGHTFLDKVLGIVKQESGQETPLLQFKHPKELEEILREDLDISNQLNDRELETTVRKVLRYSVKTNKPTFRNQLYGGTDPYGLAGAWIAEAFNTSQYTFEVAPVFTLIELKVLDHILKLFGIPKGDGIFSPGGSISMLYALVAARFKAFPEIKRKGMRGLPEMVIFTSEDSHYSIMKAAHWLGFGTENVKVIETNDRGQMLTSELESALQQELVNGKYPVMVNATAGTTVLGAIDDLNTVATVCEKYGVWMHVDACWGGSLMLSKKIRNKLQGIERANSISWNPHKMMGVPLQCSVFLLREKGLLHEANAAAAQYLFQQDKFYDVSYDTGDKSIQCGRKIDAFKLWMIWKARGDIGLSHLTDHVMEIAKFCIQTVARKDGFRLVSAYLQCPNVCFWYIPSFMRKKEENQEWWEIMHKITPKIKEQLMLTSRVMVAYSPLRQRKNFFRLAFTFHPILEKKQVLDILQAIEECGELITLAML